The following are encoded together in the Pedobacter steynii genome:
- a CDS encoding rod shape-determining protein, translating into MGLFNWFTQEVAIDLGTANTLIIHNDKVVVDEPSIVAFDRQTNKIIAIGRQAMQMEGKTHDNIRTVRPLKDGVIADFNAAEAMIKGMIRMLNGGKGWMFPSLRMVICIPSGITEVEKRAVRDSAEIAGAKEVYLIHEPMAAAVGIGIDVEEPMGNMIIDIGGGTTEIAVIALSGIVCDQSIRVAGDNFDSDIVNYIRRQHNIMIGDRTAEKIKIEVGAALPELTDPPADFAVQGRDLMTGVPKQITVSYTEIAHCLDKSISKIEEAILKALEITPPELSADIYQTGIYLTGGGALLRGLDKRVAAKTKLPVHVAEDPLRAVVRGTGIALKNIGGYKFLMQ; encoded by the coding sequence ATGGGTTTATTTAATTGGTTTACACAAGAGGTAGCTATCGACCTAGGTACGGCTAACACTCTGATTATACATAATGATAAAGTAGTGGTAGATGAACCTTCCATCGTTGCTTTTGACAGACAAACAAACAAAATTATCGCTATTGGCCGACAAGCCATGCAAATGGAAGGTAAGACCCATGATAATATCCGTACGGTAAGACCATTGAAAGACGGTGTAATCGCTGATTTCAACGCTGCTGAAGCGATGATCAAAGGGATGATCCGTATGCTGAATGGTGGTAAAGGATGGATGTTCCCTTCGTTGAGAATGGTGATCTGTATCCCTTCAGGAATTACTGAGGTAGAGAAACGTGCAGTAAGAGATTCAGCGGAAATTGCAGGAGCCAAAGAAGTATACCTGATTCATGAGCCAATGGCAGCAGCTGTGGGTATCGGAATTGATGTAGAAGAACCTATGGGCAACATGATCATTGATATTGGTGGTGGTACGACTGAGATTGCTGTAATCGCTTTATCAGGTATTGTATGTGACCAGTCTATCCGTGTAGCCGGAGATAACTTCGATTCAGACATCGTGAATTATATCCGTCGTCAGCACAACATTATGATCGGTGACCGTACCGCGGAGAAAATCAAGATTGAAGTTGGGGCTGCATTACCAGAGCTAACCGATCCTCCTGCAGACTTTGCAGTACAGGGAAGAGACCTGATGACCGGTGTTCCTAAGCAAATCACGGTGTCTTACACTGAAATTGCACACTGCTTAGATAAATCCATTTCAAAAATTGAGGAGGCCATCCTTAAAGCATTAGAGATTACACCACCTGAACTTTCTGCGGATATCTATCAGACCGGTATCTATTTAACGGGCGGTGGTGCATTACTTCGTGGCCTGGATAAACGTGTAGCGGCAAAAACAAAACTGCCTGTGCATGTTGCTGAAGACCCGCTTCGTGCTGTAGTACGTGGAACCGGGATCGCTTTGAAAAATATCGGCGGTTATAAATTCTTAATGCAATAA
- the mreC gene encoding rod shape-determining protein MreC → MRNLWIFISRYNAFFFFIIFFTIGLYLTVNNNSYQRSVAVNSTNQVVGKAYNNLNVLKKYINLGDVNDSLASENAKLKTELLTVRNIDSAKTAVVKDTLNKSQYTYISARVIKNSITLRNNVITVNRGKADGISSGMAVISPGKGVVGYIRDVSDHLATISSLLHKDTKVSVTLKKNNALGTLVWGTKNADFRKAYVKDVPNHFKIALKDTVVTSGFSSFPPGIPVGRVSNTGIATGDNFLTIEIELFNDFSTLQYVYIIKDKLAEEQKSLESKLPNEQ, encoded by the coding sequence ATGCGTAACCTTTGGATTTTTATAAGCAGATATAACGCATTTTTCTTTTTCATCATTTTCTTTACTATCGGACTTTATCTGACAGTAAACAATAACTCTTATCAGCGAAGTGTAGCCGTAAATTCCACTAATCAGGTGGTTGGAAAGGCTTACAACAACCTGAATGTACTTAAAAAGTACATCAATCTGGGCGATGTAAACGACAGTCTTGCATCAGAAAATGCAAAACTAAAGACCGAGTTGCTGACGGTCAGAAACATTGACAGCGCTAAAACTGCAGTGGTTAAAGATACCCTCAACAAATCTCAATATACTTACATTTCTGCCAGGGTTATCAAAAACTCTATTACCTTAAGAAACAACGTCATCACGGTTAACCGTGGAAAAGCCGACGGCATCAGTAGTGGAATGGCCGTAATTTCTCCGGGTAAAGGCGTAGTTGGTTACATCAGAGATGTTTCAGATCATTTAGCCACAATTTCATCCCTACTGCACAAAGACACCAAAGTGAGCGTAACCCTTAAGAAAAACAATGCTTTAGGGACTTTAGTATGGGGCACAAAAAATGCTGATTTCAGAAAAGCTTATGTTAAGGATGTACCCAATCATTTTAAGATTGCGTTGAAAGATACAGTAGTCACTTCAGGATTTTCATCTTTCCCTCCCGGCATTCCGGTAGGAAGAGTAAGCAATACAGGAATTGCAACAGGAGACAACTTTCTGACCATAGAAATCGAACTCTTCAATGATTTTAGTACCTTACAGTACGTATACATCATCAAAGACAAATTAGCAGAGGAACAAAAAAGCTTAGAATCAAAATTGCCAAATGAACAGTAA
- the purH gene encoding bifunctional phosphoribosylaminoimidazolecarboxamide formyltransferase/IMP cyclohydrolase, producing the protein MSQSIKIKNALISVYYKDGLEPLVRLLAKQGVQLFSTGGTEQFIKDLNLPVTAVEDLTGYPSILGGRVKTLHPKVFGGILNRRGLDSDQQQINEYEIPEIDLVIVDLYPFEETLKAGGTEEEIIEKIDIGGISLIRAAAKNFNDVVILASKDDYSNLQQQLEEQNGETTLAQRKAYAKKAFHTSSHYDTAIFNYFNTEEPLHVFKQSLSTAQTLRYGENPHQQGVFYGDLDAMFTKLNGKELSYNNLVDVDAAVALIDEFEEPTFAILKHTNACGVASRTTIKEAWDIALACDPVSAFGGVLIANREIDLATATEINKLFFEVLIAPSYQPEAVELFRAKKNRVILQRNDVELSKKQFKTLLNGVIEQDKDLIIENTDQMVAVTEKTPTAEELKDLFFANKIVKHTKSNTIVFVKNNQLLASGVGQTSRVDALKQAIVKAHAFNFALEGSVMASDAFFPFPDCVEIAAEAGITAVLQPGGSIKDADSINMANAKGIAMVTTGIRHFKH; encoded by the coding sequence ATGAGTCAATCGATAAAGATCAAAAACGCTTTAATTTCAGTTTATTACAAGGATGGTTTAGAACCTTTAGTTCGCCTGCTCGCTAAGCAGGGAGTACAGTTATTCTCTACTGGTGGTACAGAACAATTTATTAAAGACCTAAACCTACCGGTTACAGCGGTCGAAGACCTTACAGGTTATCCTTCTATTTTAGGTGGAAGAGTAAAAACATTACACCCTAAAGTTTTCGGTGGGATCTTAAACAGAAGAGGTCTGGATTCAGATCAGCAACAGATCAACGAATATGAGATTCCTGAAATCGACCTGGTTATTGTCGACTTATATCCATTTGAAGAAACTTTAAAAGCAGGTGGTACTGAAGAAGAAATCATTGAAAAGATTGACATTGGTGGTATCTCTCTGATCAGAGCAGCTGCAAAGAACTTCAATGATGTGGTGATCCTTGCTTCAAAAGACGACTACAGCAACTTACAACAACAATTAGAAGAACAAAACGGAGAAACTACTTTAGCACAACGTAAAGCCTATGCTAAAAAGGCATTCCATACTTCTTCACACTACGATACAGCCATCTTCAATTATTTCAACACTGAAGAACCTCTTCATGTTTTCAAACAGAGCTTAAGCACTGCGCAAACCTTAAGATATGGCGAAAACCCACATCAGCAAGGGGTATTTTATGGCGATTTAGATGCCATGTTTACCAAATTAAACGGGAAAGAACTTTCTTATAACAACCTGGTGGACGTAGATGCTGCTGTAGCTTTAATCGATGAATTCGAAGAGCCTACATTTGCCATCTTAAAACACACCAATGCTTGTGGTGTTGCTTCAAGAACAACGATCAAGGAAGCCTGGGACATCGCCCTTGCCTGTGATCCTGTTTCCGCATTCGGTGGGGTATTGATCGCAAACCGCGAAATTGACCTGGCCACAGCTACGGAAATTAACAAACTGTTCTTTGAAGTATTGATCGCTCCTTCTTATCAGCCGGAAGCTGTGGAATTGTTCCGCGCTAAAAAGAACAGGGTAATTTTGCAAAGAAATGATGTTGAGCTGAGCAAAAAACAATTCAAGACCTTATTAAACGGTGTTATCGAACAAGATAAAGACCTGATCATCGAAAATACTGACCAGATGGTGGCCGTTACGGAAAAAACACCTACAGCAGAAGAACTGAAAGATCTTTTCTTTGCCAATAAGATCGTAAAACATACTAAATCTAATACCATTGTATTTGTAAAAAACAACCAGTTGCTGGCAAGTGGTGTAGGACAGACTTCAAGAGTAGACGCCCTGAAACAAGCCATCGTTAAAGCACATGCTTTTAACTTTGCACTGGAAGGTTCAGTAATGGCTTCTGATGCATTTTTCCCTTTCCCTGATTGCGTAGAAATTGCTGCTGAAGCTGGTATTACTGCCGTTTTACAACCAGGAGGTTCTATTAAAGATGCAGACTCCATCAACATGGCAAATGCAAAGGGCATCGCAATGGTTACCACAGGTATTAGACATTTTAAACACTAA
- the radC gene encoding RadC family protein, with amino-acid sequence MARYKPKIGIKQWAPADRPREKLMSHGRRHLTDAELIAVLIGSGNLEETSVDLSKRILAAYDNDLDRMGRVTVKELSRFRGIGEAKAIAIVAALELGRRRKEEGAKPEFIQIKDAKDSYAQFYPVLTDLPHEEFWVLLLNRANHVISKHQISKGGLSGTVADPKVIFKVAMDHDAAYIILAHNHPSGNLKPSQEDLLLTRKLITAGKLLDLPVLDHLIITNNSYLSFNDEGLI; translated from the coding sequence ATGGCCAGATACAAACCGAAAATAGGAATCAAGCAATGGGCTCCGGCCGACAGGCCCAGGGAGAAATTGATGTCGCATGGAAGGAGACACCTGACCGATGCCGAATTGATTGCCGTCCTGATTGGTTCCGGTAACCTGGAAGAAACTTCTGTTGACCTGAGCAAACGAATCCTTGCTGCTTATGACAATGACCTGGATAGGATGGGAAGGGTGACGGTTAAGGAGCTTTCCCGTTTTAGGGGTATAGGAGAAGCCAAGGCCATTGCTATTGTGGCCGCCCTGGAGCTTGGAAGAAGGAGAAAAGAGGAGGGGGCAAAGCCGGAGTTTATCCAGATTAAGGACGCTAAAGATAGTTATGCGCAGTTTTATCCGGTACTGACTGATTTGCCGCATGAAGAATTCTGGGTATTGTTGCTGAACAGGGCAAATCATGTCATCAGTAAACATCAGATCAGTAAAGGTGGTTTGTCCGGAACAGTAGCAGATCCTAAGGTTATTTTTAAAGTTGCGATGGATCATGATGCTGCATATATTATTCTGGCCCATAATCATCCCTCTGGTAATCTAAAGCCTAGTCAGGAAGATTTGTTGCTGACCAGAAAGTTGATCACCGCAGGAAAATTACTAGACCTGCCCGTACTTGATCACTTAATTATTACAAACAATTCCTATCTAAGTTTTAATGATGAGGGCTTAATTTAA
- a CDS encoding thymidine kinase, giving the protein MLFSEQNYRRGEFCGSIEVICGSMFSGKTEELLRRLKRAQIAKLNVEIFKPATDTRYHETAIVSHDKNSIQSTPVENSSAILLLDTNVQVVGIDEAQFFDENLPDVCNKLAQKGIRVIVAGLDMDFSGQPFGPMPALMAIAELVTKVNAVCVRCGSPAVYSYRTVANESKILLGEKDSYEPRCRHCYHAKD; this is encoded by the coding sequence ATGTTATTTAGCGAACAAAATTACAGAAGAGGAGAGTTTTGCGGTAGTATAGAGGTAATTTGCGGCTCTATGTTTTCGGGTAAAACAGAGGAATTATTAAGAAGGTTAAAGCGGGCCCAGATCGCTAAACTGAATGTGGAGATCTTCAAACCTGCAACAGATACCCGATATCATGAAACTGCTATTGTTTCCCACGATAAGAATTCCATCCAATCCACTCCTGTAGAAAACTCATCAGCCATCTTATTATTGGACACGAATGTACAGGTAGTCGGAATTGACGAAGCACAATTCTTTGATGAAAATCTTCCCGATGTCTGCAATAAGCTGGCACAAAAAGGAATCCGCGTCATTGTTGCTGGTTTAGACATGGATTTTAGTGGTCAACCTTTTGGTCCCATGCCCGCATTAATGGCAATAGCTGAACTGGTTACCAAAGTAAATGCAGTATGTGTACGTTGCGGAAGTCCTGCTGTATATTCCTACAGAACAGTAGCGAATGAATCAAAAATCCTTTTGGGAGAGAAAGACAGTTATGAGCCCCGGTGCAGACATTGTTACCATGCAAAAGATTAA
- the purN gene encoding phosphoribosylglycinamide formyltransferase, which yields MKKRIAIFASGSGSNAQKLMEHFKRSPEVEIALVLTNNPDAYVLQRADNFEIPSHIFDRNEFYHTDHIVNLLKNLEVDLIVLAGFLWLIPKNLLHEYPGRIINIHPALLPKFGGKGMYGDHVHLAVLEAKETEGGITIHYVNENYDEGEYIYQAKYRIDKEDNLELIKFKGQQLEHLHYPRIVETIIKKIKK from the coding sequence ATGAAAAAACGTATCGCCATATTTGCTTCAGGTTCAGGTTCCAATGCCCAAAAACTAATGGAACATTTCAAACGTAGTCCTGAAGTTGAGATTGCCCTGGTACTCACAAATAACCCGGATGCCTATGTTTTACAACGTGCAGATAACTTCGAAATCCCTTCCCATATTTTCGACAGGAACGAATTTTACCATACGGATCACATCGTTAACCTGCTTAAAAACCTGGAAGTAGACCTCATAGTACTCGCGGGATTTTTATGGCTGATCCCAAAAAACCTGCTTCATGAATACCCAGGACGTATCATCAATATCCACCCAGCCTTACTTCCAAAGTTTGGAGGAAAGGGAATGTACGGGGACCATGTGCACCTTGCCGTCCTGGAAGCAAAAGAGACCGAGGGAGGTATCACTATTCACTACGTAAATGAGAATTATGATGAAGGAGAATACATTTATCAGGCAAAGTATCGCATTGATAAAGAGGACAATCTGGAGCTCATTAAGTTCAAAGGACAACAGCTGGAACACCTGCATTACCCACGTATTGTAGAGACCATTATTAAAAAGATAAAAAAATAG
- a CDS encoding DUF6266 family protein, with translation MATSKTGLYGHPNGKIGNIVFYVLNGQNVSRTIGDPGKPSRNQLANRQSMSVTMAFLKPMNDFINASFGLEAAGTVRNAFNLATSYNKKEAIQGEYPNLSVNYSKVILSRGSLPVAKDIKIDKTGAGILISWDPDCSDRSVSHDDRVMIMLYHPLRKKASSFLNAARREEGSRLLKITEEWMNEPIEAYLCFKTADEKQISDSIYIGNLNGEKESSEEKSKKEKYLKLKTRFDQVAADYLRLLYLDSGAHVDTKAFRHLQKEYEVLKAKLDSLPGKPG, from the coding sequence ATGGCTACTTCTAAAACCGGCCTTTATGGTCATCCGAACGGAAAAATTGGTAATATTGTTTTTTATGTGTTAAACGGGCAGAATGTTAGCCGAACCATAGGAGATCCTGGTAAACCCAGTAGGAATCAATTGGCCAACCGGCAATCCATGTCTGTAACAATGGCGTTTTTAAAACCCATGAATGATTTTATTAATGCCAGTTTTGGGTTGGAGGCTGCCGGTACGGTCAGGAATGCCTTTAATCTGGCCACATCCTATAATAAGAAAGAGGCGATTCAGGGTGAATATCCAAACCTCAGTGTAAATTATAGTAAAGTGATCCTGAGTAGGGGGAGCCTGCCAGTTGCAAAGGACATTAAAATAGATAAAACGGGTGCTGGTATATTGATTAGCTGGGATCCTGATTGTTCTGATCGTTCGGTTAGTCATGATGATCGGGTGATGATCATGTTGTATCACCCCTTACGAAAGAAAGCCAGCTCATTCCTGAATGCTGCCAGGAGAGAAGAGGGAAGTCGTCTGCTTAAAATTACTGAAGAGTGGATGAATGAGCCTATAGAAGCTTATTTGTGTTTTAAAACTGCGGATGAAAAGCAGATTTCTGACAGTATATATATTGGGAATCTCAATGGAGAAAAGGAGAGTTCTGAGGAAAAGAGTAAAAAGGAAAAGTATTTAAAGTTGAAAACAAGATTTGATCAGGTAGCGGCAGACTATTTAAGGCTGCTGTATCTGGATAGCGGTGCGCATGTGGATACCAAAGCTTTCCGGCACCTTCAAAAAGAATATGAGGTGCTTAAGGCTAAGCTGGATAGCCTCCCTGGAAAGCCCGGTTAA
- the rodA gene encoding rod shape-determining protein RodA, translating into MSTQQGNRFFFNVDWITILLYVALCTIGVVNIFASIYNGSVATEFNLATNYGKQLMYIVTGLILGFSILLLDAKFFSVFSPIVYGLTLLLLVAVLVVGRKVAGNQAWIPLGSFRLQPSELAKFGTALLVARYVGTFNPKLRDVKSIFFAGVIIGIPMFLIMMQPDTGSALVFLSFMFPLYREGLSGYFLLIFLGMIVLFIADFLVPMTILVPLILAIGGLFIYQNRRKQKIMFSSIIVTVVAILYLFTVRLAYEKVLEPHQRTRIEIMLGLKTDPKGAGYNVIQSKIAIGSGQLTGRGFLEGTQTKYGYVPEQSTDFIFSTIGEEWGFAGCFTVIALYIFMLLRIINLAERQRSTFSRVYGYCVASIIFFHVFINIGMTIGIIPVIGIPLPFISYGGSSLWSFTVLLFIFLKLDSNRMGFI; encoded by the coding sequence ATGAGCACACAACAGGGAAATCGGTTTTTCTTTAATGTAGACTGGATCACGATCCTGCTCTATGTCGCTTTGTGTACCATTGGTGTGGTGAATATTTTTGCTTCCATCTATAATGGATCAGTAGCTACCGAATTTAACCTGGCCACTAATTACGGAAAGCAACTGATGTATATCGTTACCGGACTCATTCTCGGTTTTTCTATCCTGTTACTGGATGCAAAGTTCTTCAGTGTCTTCTCTCCCATTGTCTATGGCCTGACACTGTTGCTGCTCGTCGCCGTATTGGTTGTGGGAAGAAAAGTAGCTGGAAACCAGGCCTGGATCCCATTGGGAAGTTTCAGGCTACAGCCCTCTGAGCTGGCCAAATTTGGCACGGCACTCCTCGTTGCCCGTTATGTGGGCACGTTCAATCCTAAACTCAGAGACGTTAAATCGATATTTTTTGCCGGAGTAATCATTGGAATTCCAATGTTTCTGATTATGATGCAACCGGATACAGGTTCTGCTCTGGTCTTTTTATCGTTCATGTTCCCTCTATACAGGGAAGGCTTATCTGGGTATTTCCTGCTCATCTTCCTGGGAATGATCGTGCTGTTTATTGCCGATTTCCTGGTGCCAATGACCATATTAGTTCCTTTGATCCTGGCGATAGGTGGTTTGTTTATCTATCAGAACAGACGAAAACAAAAGATTATGTTTTCCAGTATCATCGTTACGGTAGTCGCGATTCTTTACCTGTTCACGGTAAGGCTGGCTTATGAGAAGGTTTTGGAACCGCATCAGCGTACGAGGATTGAAATCATGTTAGGTCTTAAAACAGATCCTAAAGGTGCGGGATATAACGTCATACAGTCTAAAATTGCTATTGGTTCCGGACAATTGACCGGGCGTGGCTTTTTAGAGGGAACACAAACAAAATATGGTTATGTTCCGGAGCAAAGTACAGACTTTATCTTCTCTACTATAGGCGAAGAATGGGGCTTCGCGGGCTGCTTCACCGTGATTGCGCTATATATTTTCATGCTACTCAGGATCATTAATCTTGCAGAGCGACAACGTTCTACTTTCTCCAGGGTATATGGGTATTGTGTGGCCAGTATTATCTTTTTCCACGTATTTATCAACATAGGAATGACTATAGGAATTATTCCGGTTATCGGGATTCCTTTACCTTTTATCAGCTATGGAGGTTCCTCTCTTTGGAGCTTTACCGTGTTGCTTTTTATCTTCCTGAAACTGGATTCAAACAGAATGGGCTTTATTTAG
- the mreD gene encoding rod shape-determining protein MreD yields MNSKIILVNIFRWFLLLFIQILLLRNLSFYSLATPFVYVLFLLLLPFKTPNLLLYLIAFATGLTLDAFYDTMGVHAAACVTLAFVRISFIAVTVNKDNFDEPEPTLGNMGFKWFSIYAALCIAAHHLVLFFLETFRLTEFSYTLLRCLFSTIFTLFLIILIEFIFYNRKAR; encoded by the coding sequence ATGAACAGTAAAATAATATTGGTAAACATCTTCAGATGGTTCTTACTACTTTTTATTCAGATATTACTCCTTAGGAATCTGAGCTTTTATAGCTTAGCTACTCCTTTTGTATACGTTCTTTTTTTACTCTTACTTCCTTTTAAAACCCCGAACCTGCTCTTGTACCTGATTGCATTCGCTACAGGTTTAACACTCGATGCTTTTTATGACACCATGGGTGTACATGCAGCAGCCTGTGTGACGCTTGCATTCGTCAGGATTTCATTTATTGCGGTAACTGTAAACAAAGATAATTTTGATGAACCAGAGCCTACGCTTGGGAATATGGGTTTCAAATGGTTTAGCATTTATGCCGCACTCTGTATCGCTGCCCATCACCTTGTGCTTTTCTTTTTAGAGACGTTCAGGTTAACAGAATTCTCTTATACTTTGCTCAGATGCCTGTTCAGCACGATATTTACTTTATTTTTAATCATCTTAATAGAATTTATATTCTATAACAGAAAGGCACGCTAA
- the mrdA gene encoding penicillin-binding protein 2 — protein sequence MDNLFNRKYIIQGLFIAIALILLGTLFYIQVASDKYFLSAESNVLRKIYTFPARGVILDRNEKVLVQNEPVYDLMVIPNQVKEFDTLALCNIVGIDMKRFKKSLNKATVQSRYQPSIFEKQLSIQIYAALSEQLSRFPGFFVQSRTVRYYPDSAAGHFFGYVKEVSPKDIEESDGYYRPGDYIGKAGVERQYNDVLRGEKGIINMLYDAHNVPKGSYAEGKFDTLARSGERVISSLDFRIQKLGEELMKNKVGSIVAIEPATGEILAFVSSPGYDPNLMVGRQQGNNYMDLINQEKNPNRVFTVRPIQGYYSPGSSFKPLDALLGLQEGVIDPTTTFNCPGYYMAGNHRVKCEHVDGPIALRKGLARSCNTYALNVFQRLITQRKFGNQRIAYDAWREKVKKFGLGEKLGVDLPSERSGRLYAADYYNKKYGKSWRYTTVISLGIGQGEMDATPLQMANIMAIIANRGYYIKPHLIKAIGEKKVIKKEYARKNYVDVEARHFEPVIDGMEDAVSAPWGTARQSMIPNIIMCGKTGTVQNPRGKNHSVFIGFAPRDNPKIAIAVIVENAGYGSSYAAPIGSYITEKYLKDSISVGRRASVEWMKKQVILPVPPKPKVKLKPLLTDSAKKDSILKNTQKPSKGVVLPPAKPAQTTKPNPTVNPIQTTK from the coding sequence ATGGACAATCTGTTTAACAGGAAATATATCATACAGGGTTTATTTATCGCTATTGCCTTAATTTTATTGGGCACACTGTTCTATATTCAGGTGGCCAGCGATAAGTATTTCCTTTCTGCAGAGAGTAATGTCTTGAGAAAAATCTATACTTTCCCGGCCAGAGGGGTTATCCTCGACAGGAATGAAAAAGTTTTGGTTCAGAATGAACCGGTATATGACCTTATGGTCATTCCCAATCAGGTGAAAGAATTTGATACCCTTGCCTTGTGTAACATTGTCGGCATCGACATGAAGCGTTTCAAAAAGAGCCTGAATAAAGCCACAGTTCAGTCCAGGTATCAACCCAGCATCTTCGAAAAGCAACTTTCCATACAGATTTATGCGGCCCTGTCCGAACAACTTTCCCGCTTCCCGGGTTTCTTTGTTCAAAGTCGTACAGTAAGGTATTACCCTGATAGTGCAGCGGGTCACTTTTTTGGCTATGTAAAAGAGGTGTCGCCTAAAGATATTGAGGAGAGTGACGGCTATTACCGGCCCGGCGACTATATCGGTAAGGCAGGTGTAGAAAGACAATACAACGATGTGCTCCGGGGTGAAAAGGGCATTATCAACATGCTTTATGATGCTCATAATGTACCGAAAGGAAGTTATGCGGAAGGTAAATTTGATACCCTTGCCAGATCTGGTGAACGGGTCATTTCTTCTCTGGATTTCCGTATTCAGAAACTGGGAGAAGAACTGATGAAGAACAAGGTAGGAAGTATTGTTGCCATCGAACCCGCTACGGGTGAAATCCTCGCCTTTGTGAGCAGTCCTGGTTATGATCCCAATCTGATGGTAGGAAGACAACAGGGAAACAATTATATGGACCTGATCAATCAGGAGAAAAACCCGAACCGGGTATTTACAGTGCGTCCGATACAAGGCTATTATTCTCCGGGTTCCTCATTCAAGCCATTAGATGCTTTATTGGGCTTACAGGAAGGTGTTATCGATCCGACCACCACATTCAACTGTCCAGGCTATTACATGGCGGGAAACCATAGGGTAAAGTGCGAACATGTTGACGGCCCTATTGCCTTACGTAAAGGTTTGGCAAGATCCTGCAATACCTACGCGCTCAATGTATTTCAGCGACTGATTACACAGAGAAAATTCGGCAATCAAAGAATCGCTTACGATGCCTGGCGAGAAAAAGTAAAAAAATTCGGCCTGGGAGAAAAGCTTGGTGTGGACTTACCATCAGAACGTAGCGGAAGGTTATATGCAGCAGATTATTACAATAAAAAATATGGCAAATCCTGGCGATATACCACCGTAATTTCTTTGGGTATCGGACAGGGAGAAATGGATGCAACACCACTACAAATGGCAAACATTATGGCCATCATTGCCAACCGTGGATATTATATAAAACCCCATCTGATCAAAGCCATCGGGGAGAAAAAGGTAATCAAAAAGGAATATGCCCGGAAGAATTATGTAGATGTGGAAGCCAGACATTTCGAACCGGTAATTGATGGGATGGAGGATGCAGTGAGTGCACCATGGGGTACTGCCAGACAATCGATGATTCCTAACATCATTATGTGTGGTAAAACAGGTACTGTTCAAAACCCACGTGGAAAAAACCACTCTGTGTTTATTGGTTTCGCCCCAAGAGACAATCCTAAAATCGCTATTGCGGTGATTGTAGAAAATGCCGGTTATGGTAGCTCCTATGCCGCCCCCATCGGCAGTTACATTACTGAAAAGTACCTGAAAGACAGTATTTCTGTAGGCAGAAGAGCAAGTGTGGAATGGATGAAAAAACAGGTAATTTTACCGGTGCCCCCAAAACCAAAAGTAAAACTGAAGCCTTTACTGACAGATTCGGCTAAGAAAGATTCTATTTTAAAAAATACGCAGAAACCATCGAAAGGGGTAGTTCTCCCTCCTGCTAAACCGGCTCAAACGACTAAACCTAATCCAACTGTTAACCCAATCCAAACGACAAAATGA
- the rpsT gene encoding 30S ribosomal protein S20, translating into MANHKSSLKRIRANATKRLRNRYQAKTTRTFIKRLRAAEDKKSGQELLPKVISMLDRLAKKNVIHKNKAANNKSKLTKFVNGLK; encoded by the coding sequence ATGGCAAATCATAAATCTTCATTAAAAAGAATTAGAGCAAACGCAACTAAACGTTTACGTAACAGATATCAAGCAAAAACAACCCGTACTTTTATCAAAAGGTTACGTGCTGCTGAAGATAAAAAATCTGGACAAGAGTTATTACCTAAAGTAATTTCTATGTTAGATCGTTTGGCTAAGAAAAATGTTATTCACAAGAACAAAGCAGCTAACAACAAATCTAAATTGACTAAATTTGTTAATGGCTTAAAATAA